In one Kamptonema formosum PCC 6407 genomic region, the following are encoded:
- a CDS encoding glycosyl hydrolase 108 family protein, translating into MTIYKTKHRDEFDFRLVTWGVIALTVAYILVPPVIQSEPAQQLISAAQITADKVTGKTQKDATNISTNKAEAALKLAFGFEGSCQNLGNDSGNWFQGQKGFTCMGIIPSVGWNHRNDLLSDLGAGFNGHPSMFVKFAYDKNPLAFKTAAAEIYKQDYFAPGGCAELPQPAFEVCADIAINSGVGRSRQYLREIGNIADPKQLARALNERHRQDYIRWSVPGNKDSVFRAGWLSRADRRDRYIDKF; encoded by the coding sequence ATGACAATTTACAAAACTAAACATCGAGATGAATTTGATTTTAGGCTGGTTACTTGGGGAGTTATTGCACTGACGGTAGCATATATTCTAGTGCCGCCAGTCATCCAATCTGAACCAGCACAGCAGTTAATTAGTGCTGCTCAAATTACGGCTGATAAAGTTACGGGAAAAACACAAAAAGATGCTACTAATATATCAACTAATAAAGCTGAAGCAGCTTTAAAACTTGCTTTCGGTTTCGAGGGAAGCTGTCAGAATTTGGGTAACGACAGCGGCAACTGGTTTCAAGGACAAAAAGGCTTTACTTGCATGGGAATTATTCCTAGCGTCGGTTGGAATCATCGGAATGATTTACTATCTGATTTGGGTGCAGGATTTAACGGTCATCCATCCATGTTTGTGAAGTTTGCTTATGATAAGAATCCCTTGGCATTCAAGACTGCGGCGGCTGAAATTTACAAACAGGATTATTTTGCACCTGGTGGCTGTGCTGAGTTGCCTCAGCCTGCTTTTGAAGTATGTGCCGATATTGCTATTAATTCGGGGGTGGGGAGGTCGAGACAATATTTGAGGGAAATTGGCAATATTGCTGACCCGAAACAACTAGCGAGGGCGCTTAATGAACGACATCGACAAGACTACATTCGGTGGAGTGTACCGGGTAATAAAGATTCAGT